From the genome of Candidatus Hydrogenedentota bacterium, one region includes:
- a CDS encoding homocysteine S-methyltransferase family protein codes for MDFKELLARGVVCLDGATGTMIQSLGLGDEYFGGPDYKMLVDLLSYSQPEAMAEIHLAFYRAGANAVETNTFGASPFRLAEYDFSGLDLSRFAANPYQVDLRRLSHDELAYWMSRRGAEIACTARDRHRADAAYDGRPLFVVGSLGPSNRVLSSTRADLRPATFGQIVDNFRRQALGLLDGGADVLLYETQQDILELKAAVMGGHAAMRERGRKVPVMAQVTVDQFSRMQIFNTHIHAAQVTMQGVGIDVFGINCSIGPDLMAKTVETLSRFSPLPVSVVPNAGLPVSENGKTVFRFDPDRFAGHLRDFVAEYGVRVVGGCCGTTPDHIRCTVETLRGVAPKARTPERGLYVSGPQEAVLLDGSKSLIRFGERLNIRGSKKVRDAVENDTGINHDVLEEVVREQIAGLGCEVIDVCMDSNTVDTVAVLKEVVHMQTTDFAGAMCLDSFQVDALEEAVKVYPGRPVVNSISLEEASPGVPKVDAVIGATNAHNPLYVALCTGPKGPAATAAEKLDLATQILERARDRFGVTPDRIFVDVNVFPIGSESVEGMNFAVESLEGIRLVKERFPETHTTLGVGNLTNGLAKKPYMRTVLTSVFLDEARKRGLDAAIINPNHYVFVSDLDPAHYALGLRVVLDRDMDAFAELEVIAEEKRGVVVARRTSYDDLPLEEAVVQKIKDGHKERVPGEVAFRGHQYAYQDRIVEQVAAAMETHAPLDFINTHLMRAMQDLGDGFGRGEVSLPHLLKSADVMRQAMGFLEALMRNESGVELHGEIAYKGTVVVGTVYQDVHSIGKDLARTLLENYGYRVIDLGTMTPLQNFIDAAREHNADAIGMSALLVQTSNHMITVARMMRGQGLDLPILIGGAPVSDRHAAFVAMEGGEDTAAMRPDVFYCRTAMDGVNVMNTLMTAAPEERAAFLEKNRAKLVKRFEHARQRAEKEGELLATLPRRVVAHGHVRLPETPRFRARSVEYDLRDFAPKVDRKTLYSLNWKFGGSATRAKSGHTAAELDALFDEWVDRAAKHGWLRPQGLFGLFPCFSDGDGVVLLDPEDPGKETARLDFTKVLGAGNEDVLSGAQFFPPRDGGAPGVIGLQITTGGPRVDTFIEQMKADGDSESALLLQGLSDRLAEDMADHLHELQRELLGIPGGQGIRWSPGYPGMREMQMNRVILETLGAGPAIGVVVTPAGEFSPTGTTAAVVSFHPEARYS; via the coding sequence ATGGATTTTAAGGAACTGCTGGCCCGCGGCGTGGTCTGTCTGGACGGCGCCACGGGCACGATGATTCAGAGTCTCGGCCTGGGCGATGAGTATTTCGGCGGGCCGGACTACAAGATGCTCGTGGACCTGCTGTCGTATTCCCAGCCGGAGGCGATGGCGGAGATCCATCTGGCGTTTTACCGGGCCGGGGCCAACGCCGTGGAGACGAACACCTTCGGCGCGTCCCCCTTCCGCCTGGCGGAGTACGATTTCTCCGGCCTGGACCTTTCCCGCTTCGCCGCGAACCCCTATCAGGTGGACCTGCGCCGCCTCTCCCATGACGAGCTGGCCTACTGGATGAGCCGCCGTGGCGCGGAAATCGCCTGCACGGCGCGGGACCGCCACCGCGCCGACGCCGCCTATGACGGGCGCCCCCTCTTTGTCGTCGGCTCCCTCGGCCCGTCAAACCGGGTCCTGTCCAGCACCAGGGCCGACCTGCGCCCCGCCACGTTCGGGCAGATTGTGGACAATTTCCGCCGCCAGGCCCTGGGTCTGCTGGACGGCGGCGCGGACGTGCTCCTCTATGAGACGCAGCAGGACATCCTGGAACTGAAGGCGGCGGTGATGGGCGGCCACGCAGCCATGCGCGAGCGGGGCCGGAAGGTGCCCGTCATGGCGCAGGTGACGGTGGACCAGTTCAGCCGCATGCAGATATTCAACACCCACATCCACGCGGCCCAGGTGACCATGCAGGGCGTGGGCATTGACGTCTTCGGCATCAACTGCTCCATCGGCCCGGACCTCATGGCGAAGACCGTCGAGACCCTCTCGCGCTTCTCGCCCCTGCCCGTGTCGGTCGTGCCCAACGCGGGCCTGCCCGTGTCGGAGAACGGCAAAACGGTCTTCCGCTTCGACCCGGACCGCTTCGCGGGGCACCTGCGCGACTTCGTCGCGGAATACGGGGTGCGCGTCGTGGGCGGCTGCTGCGGCACCACGCCGGACCACATCCGCTGCACGGTCGAGACCCTGCGCGGCGTGGCGCCCAAGGCGCGTACCCCCGAGCGGGGGCTTTACGTCTCCGGCCCGCAGGAGGCCGTGCTGCTGGACGGCTCCAAGTCGCTCATCCGCTTCGGCGAGCGGCTGAACATCCGCGGCTCGAAAAAGGTGCGCGACGCCGTGGAGAACGACACGGGCATCAACCACGACGTGCTGGAGGAGGTGGTCCGCGAGCAGATTGCGGGACTGGGCTGCGAGGTGATTGACGTCTGCATGGACTCGAACACGGTGGACACCGTGGCCGTCCTCAAGGAGGTGGTCCACATGCAGACCACGGACTTCGCCGGGGCCATGTGCCTGGACTCGTTCCAGGTGGACGCCCTGGAGGAGGCCGTGAAGGTCTACCCCGGCCGCCCCGTCGTCAACTCCATCTCCCTGGAGGAGGCCTCGCCCGGCGTGCCCAAGGTGGACGCCGTCATCGGGGCGACCAACGCGCACAACCCGCTGTACGTCGCGCTGTGCACCGGCCCGAAGGGGCCCGCCGCCACGGCGGCGGAGAAGCTGGACCTCGCCACGCAAATCCTGGAGCGCGCCCGGGACCGTTTCGGCGTCACCCCGGACCGCATATTCGTGGACGTGAACGTCTTCCCCATCGGCTCGGAGTCGGTGGAGGGCATGAACTTCGCCGTCGAGTCCCTCGAGGGCATCCGCCTGGTGAAGGAGCGCTTCCCCGAAACGCACACCACCCTCGGCGTGGGCAACCTGACCAACGGCCTGGCGAAGAAGCCCTACATGCGCACGGTCCTCACCTCCGTCTTCCTGGACGAGGCGCGGAAACGCGGGCTGGACGCCGCCATCATCAACCCCAACCATTACGTCTTCGTGTCGGACCTGGACCCAGCACATTACGCCCTCGGCCTGCGGGTCGTGCTGGACCGCGACATGGACGCCTTCGCGGAGCTTGAGGTCATCGCCGAGGAGAAGCGCGGGGTCGTCGTGGCCCGGCGCACCTCCTACGACGACCTCCCCCTGGAGGAGGCCGTCGTCCAGAAAATCAAGGACGGCCACAAGGAGCGCGTCCCCGGCGAGGTGGCGTTCCGCGGGCACCAGTACGCCTACCAGGACCGCATCGTGGAGCAGGTGGCCGCGGCCATGGAGACCCATGCGCCCCTGGACTTCATCAACACGCACCTCATGCGCGCCATGCAGGACCTCGGCGACGGCTTCGGCCGGGGCGAGGTCTCGCTGCCGCACCTGCTGAAGTCGGCGGACGTGATGCGCCAGGCCATGGGCTTCCTCGAGGCGCTCATGCGCAACGAGTCCGGCGTGGAACTGCACGGCGAAATCGCGTACAAGGGCACCGTGGTCGTCGGCACGGTCTACCAGGACGTCCACTCCATCGGCAAGGACCTCGCCCGCACCCTGCTGGAGAACTACGGCTACCGCGTCATAGACCTGGGCACCATGACCCCCCTCCAGAACTTCATAGACGCGGCGCGCGAGCACAACGCCGACGCCATCGGCATGTCCGCCCTGCTGGTGCAGACCTCGAACCACATGATCACCGTGGCCAGGATGATGCGCGGGCAGGGGCTGGACCTCCCCATCCTCATCGGCGGCGCGCCCGTCAGCGACCGCCACGCGGCCTTTGTGGCCATGGAGGGCGGCGAGGACACGGCGGCCATGCGCCCGGACGTGTTCTACTGCCGCACCGCCATGGACGGGGTGAACGTGATGAACACCCTCATGACCGCCGCGCCGGAGGAGCGGGCGGCCTTTCTGGAGAAGAACCGCGCCAAGCTCGTGAAGCGCTTCGAGCACGCGCGCCAGCGCGCCGAGAAGGAGGGCGAACTGCTGGCCACCCTCCCGCGCCGTGTTGTGGCCCACGGCCATGTCCGTCTCCCCGAAACGCCCCGGTTCCGCGCGCGCAGCGTGGAGTACGACCTGCGCGACTTCGCGCCGAAGGTGGACCGGAAAACCCTGTACTCCCTCAACTGGAAATTCGGCGGGTCCGCCACGCGGGCGAAGAGCGGCCACACCGCCGCCGAACTGGACGCCCTCTTCGACGAGTGGGTGGACCGGGCCGCGAAACACGGCTGGCTCCGGCCCCAGGGGCTCTTCGGCCTCTTCCCCTGCTTCTCCGACGGCGACGGGGTGGTTCTTCTCGACCCGGAAGACCCCGGAAAGGAGACGGCCCGCCTCGACTTCACCAAGGTGCTGGGCGCGGGAAACGAGGATGTCCTGTCCGGCGCGCAGTTCTTCCCGCCCCGCGACGGCGGCGCGCCGGGCGTCATCGGCCTGCAAATCACCACGGGCGGCCCCCGCGTGGACACCTTCATCGAGCAGATGAAGGCCGACGGCGACTCCGAGTCCGCCCTGCTCCTTCAGGGCCTCTCCGACCGGCTCGCCGAGGACATGGCGGACCACCTCCACGAGCTACAGCGCGAACTCCTCGGCATACCCGGCGGGCAGGGCATCCGCTGGTCCCCCGGCTATCCCGGCATGCGCGAGATGCAGATGAACCGGGTCATCCTGGAAACCCTCGGGGCGGGACCCGCCATCGGCGTCGTGGTCACCCCGGCGGGCGAGTTCAGCCCCACCGGCACCACCGCCGCCGTCGTAAGTTTCCATCCTGAAGCAAGATACAGCTAG
- a CDS encoding Gfo/Idh/MocA family oxidoreductase: MDLEHSVGLTRRAFVRGLGAAVLAPHIIPAAALGADGNTAPSETITMGLIGCGGQGRGVMGGALQQKGTRVVAVCDVNANNMAEAKKMLDEHYGNSDCATYRDYRELLARDDIDAVIIATPDHWHALVSVAAANAGKDIYCEKPLTWSLGEGRAVCEAVKKNKVVFQVGSMQRSGGQFKQACELVRNGYLGKIKHINVALPNGNDAKWVDEYPAPPPHLDYDFYVGPAEWTPYHPDRLDWNWRWWMGFGGSQMMDWIGHHGDIAHMGMGWDDSGPVEIEPVLWEMPEGRNNLYNAAGKYLVNYKYEGGVTMQLASFNEMPQVFKDCGDTGTQWFGDDGKWVYVSRKGIQASDKELLKIKFSDKDFRFRAQRNHMRDFLDCVRSREECIAPAEAGHRSASVGHLGKIALTLNAKLKWNPKKERFVDNEAVNSLLMRKYRGDWKLV, from the coding sequence ATGGATTTGGAGCATTCTGTCGGGTTGACGCGGCGGGCCTTCGTGCGGGGCCTGGGCGCGGCGGTGCTGGCGCCGCACATCATCCCCGCCGCGGCCCTCGGCGCGGACGGAAACACGGCGCCCAGTGAAACCATCACCATGGGCCTCATCGGCTGCGGCGGCCAGGGCCGGGGCGTCATGGGCGGCGCCCTGCAGCAGAAGGGCACACGGGTCGTCGCCGTGTGCGACGTGAACGCCAACAACATGGCCGAAGCCAAGAAGATGCTCGACGAGCATTACGGCAACAGCGACTGCGCCACCTACCGCGACTACCGGGAACTGCTGGCGCGGGACGACATAGACGCGGTGATCATCGCCACGCCGGACCACTGGCACGCCCTGGTCTCGGTGGCCGCCGCGAACGCGGGCAAGGACATCTACTGCGAGAAGCCCCTCACCTGGTCGCTGGGCGAGGGCCGCGCGGTGTGCGAGGCGGTCAAGAAGAACAAGGTGGTCTTCCAGGTGGGCAGCATGCAGCGCTCCGGCGGTCAGTTCAAGCAGGCCTGCGAGCTGGTGCGCAACGGGTATCTGGGCAAAATCAAGCACATCAACGTGGCGCTGCCCAACGGAAACGACGCGAAGTGGGTGGACGAGTATCCCGCGCCGCCGCCGCACCTGGACTACGATTTCTATGTAGGCCCGGCGGAGTGGACCCCCTACCACCCGGACCGCCTCGACTGGAACTGGCGCTGGTGGATGGGTTTCGGCGGCAGCCAGATGATGGACTGGATCGGGCACCACGGCGACATCGCCCACATGGGCATGGGCTGGGACGACAGCGGCCCCGTCGAGATTGAGCCCGTGCTCTGGGAGATGCCCGAGGGGCGCAACAACCTCTACAACGCGGCCGGGAAGTACCTGGTGAACTACAAGTATGAGGGCGGCGTCACCATGCAGCTCGCCAGCTTCAACGAAATGCCCCAGGTCTTCAAGGACTGCGGGGACACGGGCACCCAGTGGTTTGGCGACGACGGCAAATGGGTCTATGTCTCCCGCAAGGGCATCCAGGCCAGCGACAAGGAACTGCTCAAGATCAAATTCAGCGACAAGGACTTCCGGTTCCGCGCCCAGCGCAACCACATGCGCGACTTCCTCGACTGCGTCCGCAGCCGCGAAGAATGCATCGCGCCGGCCGAGGCGGGCCACCGCTCCGCCTCCGTCGGCCACCTGGGCAAAATCGCCCTCACCCTCAACGCCAAACTGAAGTGGAACCCGAAGAAGGAGCGCTTCGTGGACAACGAGGCCGTCAACTCGCTCCTCATGCGCAAGTACCGGGGCGACTGGAAACTGGTCTGA
- a CDS encoding gamma-glutamyl-gamma-aminobutyrate hydrolase family protein: MGKRNNRIYSAWAAPAALSLFMLAAVSALAAETPVVGLVYSAANHAALLGGTDRQDLYRAAITENGGAVAVIAQTVTEAELAAVLDTLDAVLLPGGIDVDPKFYGEARHEELEKTDAELDALEFRLLDHAAARGLPVLGICRGHQVMNVHFGGSLLQDIPAHFDEKPPVGHRYPDREKEKRQHPVQIAEGTLLRELLGIPEMTVNTYHHQAVNRLAAGFVVSARTGDGLVEAMERPGGPFMVGVQFHPEKMRKDNPQINRLFERFVQEARGARARRLQGAAE; this comes from the coding sequence ATGGGCAAAAGAAACAACCGCATTTATTCAGCGTGGGCCGCGCCTGCCGCGCTGTCCCTGTTTATGCTCGCCGCCGTGTCCGCCCTGGCGGCGGAAACCCCCGTGGTCGGCCTGGTCTACAGCGCGGCGAACCATGCGGCGCTTCTCGGGGGAACGGACCGGCAGGACCTGTACCGCGCGGCGATTACGGAGAACGGCGGCGCGGTGGCGGTCATCGCGCAGACCGTCACGGAGGCGGAGCTCGCCGCCGTGCTGGACACGCTGGACGCGGTGCTGCTGCCCGGCGGCATTGATGTGGACCCGAAATTCTACGGCGAGGCCCGCCATGAAGAACTGGAAAAGACAGACGCGGAACTGGACGCCCTGGAGTTCCGGCTGCTGGACCACGCGGCGGCGCGGGGCCTGCCCGTGCTGGGGATATGCCGGGGCCACCAGGTGATGAATGTGCATTTCGGCGGCTCGCTGCTTCAGGACATCCCCGCGCATTTTGACGAAAAGCCGCCCGTGGGCCACCGGTATCCGGACCGGGAAAAGGAAAAGCGGCAACACCCGGTCCAAATCGCGGAGGGAACCCTGCTGCGCGAACTGCTCGGCATCCCCGAAATGACCGTGAACACCTACCACCATCAGGCGGTGAACCGGCTGGCGGCGGGGTTTGTGGTCTCCGCAAGAACCGGGGACGGGCTGGTCGAGGCGATGGAGCGTCCCGGCGGGCCGTTCATGGTGGGGGTGCAGTTCCACCCGGAAAAGATGCGCAAAGACAACCCGCAAATCAACCGGCTGTTTGAGCGGTTTGTCCAGGAGGCGCGGGGGGCGCGGGCGCGCCGCCTTCAGGGCGCCGCGGAATAA
- a CDS encoding PilZ domain-containing protein, with translation MSMKDTEQRASKRHHVAAHVEVRLERGVLVEGWVVDISEHGLLLATERSLPLDSRVRVLVYPGCHADEERFCCHGTVARLDLRGVAVAFDEMDNELRECLGGIIARHAGELHAAAR, from the coding sequence ATGAGTATGAAGGACACGGAACAGCGGGCCTCGAAACGCCACCATGTGGCCGCCCATGTGGAAGTCCGGCTGGAACGCGGGGTGTTGGTCGAGGGCTGGGTCGTGGACATCAGCGAGCACGGCCTGCTGCTGGCCACGGAGCGTTCCCTGCCCCTGGACAGCCGGGTCCGCGTGCTGGTCTATCCGGGCTGTCACGCGGACGAGGAGCGGTTCTGCTGCCATGGCACGGTGGCGCGGCTGGACCTCCGGGGTGTGGCGGTCGCTTTTGATGAAATGGACAACGAGCTTCGGGAGTGCCTCGGGGGCATCATCGCCAGGCACGCCGGGGAACTTCACGCGGCGGCGCGTTGA
- a CDS encoding tetratricopeptide repeat protein: MNRRILAGVLASLALLAGGCAVGASYVKTKDGVEYGVTRGTFRGRWWSYYERGSSYMAGGFLAEAEADFLKALDGRARDSWRARTYGLHFVEYFPVRELGVCLFRQGRVDEAEARLTEALGMVDTERAHAFMDAVKRAKIARGDLRDDTDPQLAANLTPARIISERELPVEATVADDTGVAEVRVNEKRVTQRGSKTEMAVKETVVLDEGVHEITVAAKDLADKETTAKVEVTVDLTGPTLGIFNPIEPTVTPQNTVILEGAAADKHGVTRVSVDKRLLAESPGAPRLSFSAELPLARGENSFIVASRDMAGNETRSAVKVFQGDPESAEARLWLLRQRHPEGLVLAAGGGAPAVTMLLAQDPAPEGDGEIRLKSPQPDKPYRHSRTMTVSGEVVAKEALTSLTINGQPVEQLTGAPKESFNRRIPLGDGGEPEGRIQVAVRAEDAGGHVLDKTVDIEVRPVALNSVESRMPVAVLAFAGADVAEADVARLRAETEGALSARARFRQLDRENLQQVLTEQQLAAALADPAQAISLGRLVNAQIFLVGELFPRDEKGIEIKVRVIGTETSDLVAVLDAYVEDKSDGAQVKRAGDALAAQLEALYPRLSGEILAVRGQELLVDWTREDGVREGAYMLVVKETPPWVDEDTGEVLAPPEFAPVGRARLESPGAANTRAKTVDINVEDAQLEKGMPAVTM; encoded by the coding sequence ATGAACAGGCGGATTCTGGCGGGCGTTCTCGCGTCTCTGGCGTTGCTGGCGGGCGGCTGCGCGGTGGGCGCGTCCTATGTGAAAACCAAGGACGGGGTCGAGTACGGGGTGACCAGGGGCACCTTCCGGGGCCGCTGGTGGAGCTACTATGAGCGGGGCTCCTCGTACATGGCGGGCGGCTTCCTCGCCGAGGCCGAGGCCGACTTCCTCAAAGCGCTGGACGGGCGCGCGCGCGACTCGTGGCGGGCGAGGACCTACGGCCTGCATTTTGTCGAGTATTTCCCCGTCCGCGAACTCGGCGTGTGCCTGTTCCGGCAGGGACGGGTGGACGAGGCGGAGGCGCGCCTGACCGAGGCGCTGGGCATGGTGGACACGGAGCGCGCCCATGCCTTCATGGACGCGGTGAAGAGGGCCAAAATCGCCCGGGGCGACCTGCGCGACGACACGGACCCCCAACTGGCGGCGAACCTCACCCCGGCCAGAATCATTTCCGAGCGGGAACTGCCGGTCGAGGCCACCGTCGCCGACGACACCGGCGTGGCCGAGGTGCGGGTGAATGAGAAGCGGGTGACGCAGCGGGGCAGCAAGACTGAAATGGCGGTCAAGGAGACCGTTGTCCTTGATGAGGGCGTCCATGAAATCACCGTGGCCGCCAAAGACCTCGCCGACAAGGAGACCACCGCCAAAGTCGAGGTCACGGTGGACCTGACCGGACCGACCCTCGGCATTTTCAACCCCATCGAGCCCACCGTCACCCCGCAAAACACGGTCATCCTCGAGGGCGCCGCCGCCGACAAGCACGGCGTGACCCGCGTGAGCGTGGACAAGCGCCTCCTCGCCGAGTCCCCCGGCGCGCCGCGGCTGTCCTTCAGCGCCGAGCTGCCCCTGGCGCGGGGCGAGAACTCCTTTATTGTCGCGTCCCGCGACATGGCCGGCAATGAGACCCGCTCCGCCGTGAAGGTTTTCCAGGGCGATCCGGAGTCCGCCGAGGCGCGGCTGTGGCTGCTGCGGCAGCGGCACCCGGAGGGGCTGGTGCTTGCGGCGGGCGGCGGGGCGCCGGCGGTCACCATGCTGCTGGCCCAGGACCCGGCCCCGGAGGGCGACGGGGAAATCCGCCTGAAGTCGCCCCAGCCCGACAAGCCCTACCGGCACAGCCGCACCATGACCGTGTCGGGCGAGGTGGTGGCAAAGGAGGCGCTCACGTCGCTGACCATCAACGGCCAGCCCGTGGAGCAGTTGACCGGCGCCCCCAAGGAGAGCTTCAACCGGCGCATCCCCCTCGGGGACGGCGGCGAACCGGAGGGCCGAATCCAGGTGGCCGTGCGCGCCGAGGACGCCGGCGGCCATGTGCTGGACAAAACCGTGGACATAGAGGTGCGGCCCGTGGCGCTGAACTCCGTCGAGTCGCGCATGCCCGTCGCCGTCCTGGCCTTCGCGGGCGCGGACGTGGCCGAGGCCGACGTGGCGCGCCTGCGCGCCGAGACGGAGGGCGCGCTCTCGGCCCGGGCCCGGTTCCGGCAGTTGGACCGCGAGAACCTCCAGCAGGTCCTCACGGAGCAGCAGCTTGCCGCCGCCCTGGCCGACCCCGCCCAGGCCATTTCCCTGGGGCGGCTGGTGAACGCGCAGATTTTCCTCGTGGGCGAGCTCTTCCCGCGCGATGAAAAGGGCATCGAGATTAAAGTGCGCGTCATCGGCACGGAAACCTCCGACCTGGTCGCCGTGCTCGACGCGTATGTCGAGGACAAGTCGGACGGCGCGCAGGTGAAGCGCGCGGGGGACGCCCTGGCCGCCCAGCTCGAGGCCCTGTACCCGCGCCTTTCCGGCGAGATTCTGGCCGTGCGCGGGCAGGAACTGCTCGTGGACTGGACCCGCGAGGACGGGGTGCGCGAGGGCGCCTACATGCTCGTCGTGAAGGAGACCCCGCCCTGGGTGGACGAGGACACGGGCGAGGTGCTCGCCCCGCCCGAGTTTGCGCCCGTCGGCCGCGCGCGCCTGGAAAGCCCCGGCGCCGCGAACACGCGCGCCAAAACCGTGGACATCAACGTGGAGGATGCCCAGCTTGAAAAAGGCATGCCGGCTGTCACCATGTAG
- a CDS encoding outer membrane protein transport protein, producing MKKACRLSPCSLAALLLAAMPAALGQSVNITSSPNVVGSGARALGMGGAFIAVADDATSASWNPGGLTQLERPELSLVYDFKWDREDFSSGIHPEMDGPHSLSLTGINYLSAVYPIPWTLAGRNFVVSLNYQRKYDFDRQLRLRYRDATPLALGNIASLFADIDYRQEGQLGSLSPAFGFEITDKLSVGMVLNFWHESLMPENEWKSVIEERRSFLINGGYLPASWLSFRMEERYKNFRGFSYTLGALYKPDDRWSFGLVYHSKFTGDVDYERSQELRVGGVPGRFITQTRHKEITFPSAVGVGAAYRFPNDKLTLTMDVTRREWDQFVIHDPRNRDPRMRKVSGVSGLPDGTHDVDATWTVRLGAEYVFVNERKPVQNLLPSLRAGLFYDPEPASGRRDTLFGLRRGGDGSPDDYFGVALGAGLLIGNRVNLDLAYIYRWGDDVRRDTFGFAQTSADVDQHAVYLSTVIYF from the coding sequence TTGAAAAAGGCATGCCGGCTGTCACCATGTAGCCTTGCGGCGCTGCTCCTGGCCGCCATGCCGGCGGCCCTGGGCCAGTCCGTCAACATCACCTCCTCGCCCAACGTGGTGGGAAGCGGCGCCCGCGCCCTGGGCATGGGCGGCGCGTTCATCGCCGTGGCCGACGACGCCACCTCGGCCTCGTGGAACCCCGGCGGGCTCACCCAGCTCGAGCGCCCCGAACTCTCCCTGGTCTACGACTTCAAGTGGGACCGGGAGGACTTCTCCTCGGGCATCCACCCCGAAATGGACGGGCCGCACAGCCTCAGCCTGACCGGGATCAACTACCTCAGCGCGGTCTATCCGATTCCCTGGACCCTGGCCGGGCGCAATTTCGTGGTCAGCCTGAACTACCAGCGGAAGTACGACTTCGACCGCCAACTCCGCCTGCGCTACCGCGACGCCACCCCCCTCGCCCTGGGGAACATCGCCTCGCTCTTCGCCGACATTGACTACCGCCAGGAGGGCCAGCTCGGCTCCCTCTCCCCGGCCTTCGGCTTTGAAATCACGGACAAGCTCTCCGTCGGCATGGTGCTGAACTTCTGGCACGAGTCCCTGATGCCGGAGAACGAGTGGAAGTCCGTGATAGAGGAGCGCCGCAGCTTCCTCATCAACGGGGGCTACCTCCCCGCCTCCTGGCTCAGTTTCCGGATGGAGGAGCGGTACAAGAACTTCCGGGGCTTCAGCTACACCCTGGGCGCCCTTTACAAGCCCGACGACCGCTGGAGTTTCGGCCTGGTCTACCACTCCAAGTTCACGGGCGACGTGGACTACGAGCGCAGCCAGGAGCTCCGCGTGGGCGGCGTGCCCGGACGCTTCATCACCCAGACCCGCCACAAGGAGATCACCTTCCCCAGCGCCGTGGGCGTCGGCGCCGCCTACCGCTTCCCGAACGACAAACTCACCCTGACCATGGACGTCACCCGCCGCGAGTGGGACCAGTTCGTCATCCATGACCCGCGCAACCGCGACCCGCGCATGCGCAAGGTCTCCGGCGTTTCGGGCCTGCCCGACGGCACCCACGATGTGGACGCCACCTGGACCGTGCGGTTGGGCGCGGAATATGTGTTTGTCAACGAGCGGAAACCGGTGCAGAACCTCCTGCCCAGCCTGCGCGCCGGGCTCTTCTACGACCCCGAACCCGCCAGCGGGCGGAGGGACACCCTCTTCGGCCTGCGGCGCGGCGGCGACGGATCGCCGGACGACTACTTCGGCGTGGCCCTCGGCGCGGGGCTGCTCATCGGCAACCGGGTGAATCTGGACCTGGCCTACATCTACCGCTGGGGCGATGATGTCCGCAGGGACACCTTCGGTTTCGCCCAGACCTCCGCCGATGTGGACCAGCACGCGGTGTACCTCTCCACGGTGATTTACTTCTAG
- a CDS encoding prepilin-type N-terminal cleavage/methylation domain-containing protein, giving the protein MMRRKGFTLIELLVVIAIIGILAAILLPALARAREAARRSSCQNNLKQWGVIFKMYAGESKGVFPPLFCGNYPQADGQYRTGAKPGPNPFTVYPEYLTDPMILFCPSDSNLQRHIDWAKDDTTGDWCITQAHGDGMQCANAVDASYGYIGLLLDKAENTSPQMRLGDTMIFNVWPLSPELTPDPATMVSAQIARAVEKVLVGIVPCLMMSAAAVPACGGGILPSADKDVDLSAYPGLGNANGNTVYRLREGIERFLITDINNPGASAQAQSEIFVMFDNLDVKARAFNHIPGGCNILYMDGHVDYQRYERYGTAPVNESLGVIISMLTVLFG; this is encoded by the coding sequence ATCATGAGACGCAAGGGTTTCACACTGATCGAACTGCTGGTCGTCATCGCCATCATCGGAATTCTCGCCGCAATTCTTCTGCCGGCGCTGGCGCGGGCGCGCGAGGCCGCCCGCCGCTCAAGCTGCCAGAACAACCTGAAGCAGTGGGGGGTGATTTTCAAGATGTACGCCGGTGAAAGCAAGGGGGTCTTCCCGCCCCTGTTCTGCGGCAATTATCCGCAGGCGGACGGACAATACCGGACCGGCGCCAAGCCCGGTCCCAACCCCTTCACAGTCTATCCGGAATATCTCACCGACCCGATGATCCTGTTCTGCCCGTCGGACTCGAACCTGCAGCGGCACATTGACTGGGCGAAGGACGACACCACCGGGGACTGGTGCATCACCCAGGCGCACGGCGACGGCATGCAGTGCGCGAACGCCGTGGACGCCAGTTACGGGTACATCGGCCTGCTGCTGGACAAGGCGGAAAACACCTCGCCCCAAATGCGGCTGGGCGATACGATGATTTTCAACGTGTGGCCCCTCAGCCCGGAGCTGACCCCGGACCCGGCAACCATGGTCTCCGCGCAAATCGCGCGGGCCGTCGAGAAGGTGCTGGTGGGCATCGTGCCCTGCCTGATGATGAGCGCGGCGGCCGTGCCCGCCTGCGGCGGCGGCATCCTGCCCTCGGCGGACAAGGACGTGGACCTGTCGGCCTATCCCGGGCTCGGGAACGCCAACGGCAACACGGTCTACCGCCTGCGCGAGGGCATCGAGCGCTTCCTGATCACCGACATCAACAACCCCGGCGCGAGCGCCCAGGCGCAGAGCGAAATCTTCGTGATGTTCGACAACCTGGACGTGAAGGCGCGCGCCTTCAACCACATCCCCGGCGGCTGCAACATCCTCTACATGGACGGCCATGTGGACTACCAGCGCTATGAGCGCTACGGCACGGCGCCGGTCAATGAAAGTCTCGGGGTCATCATTTCCATGCTCACGGTCCTGTTCGGGTAG